From one Triticum aestivum cultivar Chinese Spring chromosome 4B, IWGSC CS RefSeq v2.1, whole genome shotgun sequence genomic stretch:
- the LOC123091454 gene encoding transcription factor VIP1, with protein sequence MDPRFPPPAPSSAAGGAPRGHRRAHSETFIRFPDADLLLDPDSDFSFSDLDFPSLSDDSPAVSSDPNPPPPPLPPQQQGAAASPSPAPRPPGGGGAHMRSLSLDAAFFDGLALQGGGGGGAGHKRSGSMDGASSPSDGESALSGGLPDYAKKAIPAERLAELALLDPKRAKRILANRQSAARSKERKIKYTGELERKVQTLQTEATTLSAQLTLLQRDTSGLTVENRELKLRLQSMEEQAKLRDALNDALREEVQRLKIAAGQVPNMNGNPFGGGLHQHQQQQQQIPNYFSQQQMHYQGHQHHHPQNHSQNSSNGGQSLSGQSDSMDFM encoded by the exons ATGGACCCGCGCttcccgccgccggcgccgtcctCTGCTGCTGGTGGTGCGCCGCGCGGCCACCGGCGGGCCCACTCCGAGACCTTCATCCGCTTCCCCGACGCGGACCTGCTGCTCGACCCGGACAGCGACTTCTCCTTCTCCGACCTCGACTTCCCCTCCCTCTCCGACGACTCccccgccgtctcctccgaccccaACCCGCctcccccgccgctgccgccgcagcagcAGGGGGCTGCCGCGTCCCCGTCGCCGGCGCCGCGGCCGCCCGGTGGCGGGGGCGCGCATATGAGGAGCCTCTCGCTCGACGCCGCCTTCTTCGACGGCCTCGCGCTGcagggaggaggcggaggcggggcgGGGCATAAGAGGAGCGGCTCCATGGATGGAGCCAGCTCGCCGTCCGACGGCGAGTCTGCGCTGTCCGGTGGGCTGCCGGACTACGCCAAGAAGGCCATTCCCGCCGAGAGGCTCGCTGAGCTCGCGCTCCTCGACCCCAAGCGCGCTAAGAG GATTCTCGCGAACAGACAGTCGGCCGCGAGGTCCAAGGAGAGGAAGATCAAATACACAGGCGAGCTGGAGAGGAAGGTGCAGACGCTGCAGACAGAGGCGACCACGCTCTCGGCACAGCTCACGCTTCTTCAG AGGGATACTTCTGGTTTAACTGTTGAGAACAGAGAGCTCAAACTCCGGTTGCAGTCCATGGAAGAACAAGCCAAACTTCGAGATG CTCTGAATGATGCCCTGAGAGAAGAAGTGCAGCGGCTTAAGATAGCGGCAGGTCAAGTTCCAAACATGAATGGAAACCCCTTCGGCGGAGGGCTGCATCAGcatcagcaacagcagcagcagattCCGAACTATTTCTCGCAGCAGCAGATGCACTACCAAGGTCATCAGCATCACCACCCCCAAAACCACTCCCAGAATTCTTCAAATGGAGGCCAGTCACTGAGTGGTCAGAGCGACTCCATGGATTTCATGTGA